Below is a window of Fibrobacter sp. UWB11 DNA.
CATCAGCCGTTTTTTCGCGGTAAACCTGAATATTAATCATCTTACTGCGATCCGGTACAGGAATCGGTTTTTCAAGGAACTTCAAAGAATATGCCGTTTTGGAATCCTTAATGATATCCATAGCCTTTTTTAACGGATTTTCGACTTCGGCAAAAGAAAGCGTGACAAACACGCAAAGCAGCATCAGGATTTTATTTTTCATAAACCCATTCCTTCTTAGTTGAGTCTATAAAACAAAATACAAAATGTCCGACAAAAAACAAAAGACCCCGGCTGTTAAACCGAGGTATTAAAATCTAATTCTAATTAGAACCAAGCGAGACAAGGCGCGAACCCCCGTAGCGTACTAAGCGTACGTGAGGGGGTGAGCAACGCCGTATCGCGAAGGTTATAATTAGAATTTTACTTTGTTGGATTAAAGCTGTCTTTCAATCCCACAGTTCTGTTAAACACGAGGTGACCCGGCTTGGAGTCTTCGCTATCAAGGCAGAAGTAGCCCTGACGCATGAACTGGAAACGGTCTTCGAGCTTGGCATCGGCGAGAGCGGGTTCCACCTTGGCTTGCTTAATGACCATGGAATTCGGGTTCAGGTAATCGTGCCAGTCTTCGCCTTCCGGGACCTGGGCAGGATCTTCGAGCGTGAACAAGTTATCAATGAGGCGCACTTCGGCATCCACAGCGTGTGCGGCAGAAACCCAGTGGATCGTGCCCTTGACCTTGCGGCCATCCGGAGATTCGCCACCCTTGCTGAGCGGGTCATAAACGCAGTGGATCACCTTGACCTTGCCGTCTGCATCCTTTTCGACACTCTTGCAAGTGACAAAGTAAGCACCCTTGAGGCGGACTTCGCCTTCCGGCTTCAAGCGGAAGTACTTCTTCGGCGGTTCTTCCATAAAGTCATCAGCTTCGATGTAGAGTTCACCGCTGAACGGAACCTTGCGCGTACCGGCATTCGGGTCGTTCGGGTTGTTCTCGACTTCGATCATTTCGACCTTGCCTGCTTCCCAGTTGTCAATCACGAGCTTGACCGGATCAATCACGGCCATCACGCGGTTAGCGGTCTGGTTCAATTCTTCGCGGATGCAGAAGTAAAGGAGGTTCACGTCGACCATGGAATCGGCCTTGGAAACACCGATGCGGCTGCAGAACTCACGGATGGAACTCGGGGTAAAGCCACGGCGGCGGAAACCGCAAACGGTCGGCATACGCGGGTCGTTCCAGCCAAGCACAGCCTTTGTCTGCACAAGTTCGAGGAGCTTGCGTTTGCTCATCATCGTGTACGTGAGGTTCAAACGAGCAAATTCAATCTGCTGCGGACGGTTCTGCAAACCAAGTTCAATGAGGAACCAATCATAAAGCGGACGGTGGGCTTCGAACTCGAGCGTGCAGATGGAGTGCGTGATGCCTTCAATCCAGTCGCTGATCGGGTGGGCAAAGTCATACATCGGGTAGATGCACCACTTGTCGCCAGTGCGATGGTGCGTGCAATGCTTGATGCGGTAGATGACCGGATCGCGCATGTTCATGTTCGGGCTTGCGAGGTCGACCTTGGCACGGAGGCACTTTTCGCCGTCGGCGTACTTGCCGTCGCGCATTTCGTGGAAGAGCTTCATGTTCTCTTCAACGCTGCGGTCGCGGTAGGGGCTCGGGCGGGATGGCTTGCCGGCGTCATTGCCGCGGTATTCCTGCATTTCGTCGCGAGTCAAATCTTCGACGTAAGCCTTACCCATTTCAATCATCTTTTCGGCAAAGGCGTAAATCTGGTCGTAGTAGTCGCTTGCGAAAAATTCTTCTTTCCATTCAAAGCCGAGCCACTTCACGTCTTCACGGATAGAATCGACGTATTCCACGTCTTCCTTGGTCGGGTTCGTGTCGTCGAAGCGGAGGTTCGTAAAGCCACCGAACTTTTTGGCGGTGCCGAAGTTCAAGCAGATGGACTTGGCATGGCCAATGTGAATGTAGCCGTTCGGTTCGGGCGGGAAACGCGTCAGCACGTGATCGCGCTTGCCGGTTTGGAGGTCGTTAACGATAATGTCCTGAATAAAATTCGAAGATTCGGGGATTTCCATAACAGGGTCCTTTTAAAATTTTACGAGGGAAAGATAGAAAAGTGTGCAAGGTGAGTCATGCACGAAAACTTGTTTTCGTATGTGCGAACCGCAGCCACGGACGCCGAAGGCGTCAAAAGTAGGGAGTCAGAAGTAGGAAGTAGGCTTAGCATTTCTATTTTTACGTTAGAATGGCAAATATTGGATATAGCTTTTTACTGGTTCTGGCAGCATTCCTTTGGGGATCGACCTTTGTCGCACAAATTGAGGGGAACGACATCGGTCCGTTCGCTTTCGTATGCATGCGTAATTTTATTGCAACCGGAGTCCTTTTCGGGCTCGCCAACATTTTAGACAAACTTGGTAAAAATCCAAGGCGCCCCAAGAACAAAGAAGACCGTCGCAAGCTCTGGAAAGCAGGCTTATTCTGCGGGCTTACGCTTTTCTTTGCGATGAACTTGCAACAGACGGGGCTTTACCTGGGGTGCTCGGCCGGGAAAGCGGGGTTCCTCACCACTTGCTACATCATTTTCGTCCCGATTCTAAGCCTGTTTTTCGGCAAGAGGATTTCTACTAAGATTTGGCTTTGCGTAGCCATTACAGTCGTAGGACTTTATCTGCTCTGCATCAAGGGCGATTTTTCAATCGAGATTTCCGATACAGTTCTGCTATTGTGCGCACTCGCCTTTGCAAGCCACATTTTGGTCATTGACCGGTTCGGCACTCACGTCGACAACATTCGACTTTCGGCAATCCAGTTTCTCGTGGTTGCAACACTTTCGATTTTCCCGATGTTTTTCGTGGACTTAAAAGGGAATTTCGCGGGTTTCGGCAACATTGTCGAAGTCTATTCGCATTTCAAGCCGTGGATTCCGCTTTTATATGCGGCCATCCTTTCGAGTTGCGTGGCATTCACTTTGCAGATTATTGCACAAAATAAAATTAGGCCCACCCTAGCATCGCTATTGATGAGCCTTGAATCTGTTTTTTCTGTAATTTCTGGATGGGCGGTTCTTGGCGAACGATTCACACTTCAAGAAGGAATCGGCTGCGTGCTAATGTTCACCGCCGTCATCCTTGCGCAAATCGATTTTAAGCACCATTAACCTTTTTTCTTAGCACGCTTTTTAAGCAACACAAGCGTGCCAAAGGTAAGCACAAAGCCGAACAACAACGAAAGTACAGCGCTACGGGTTAACCCCGCGACAATGTAAGTGATGAACGAAATTGCCGCCACAACAAGTACATACGGGATTTGTGTATTGACGTGATTCACGTGATTACATTCCGCACCGGCACTTGCCATAATCGTCGTATCCGAAATCGGAGAACTGTGGTCACCGCAAACGGCACCCGCCATACAAGCCGAAATGGAAATAATCATGAGGCTGTAATCCACGCCACCAAAGGCTGCAACGACAATCGGGATGAGGATTCCGAACGTGCCCCAGGAAGTTCCTGTCGCAAAAGCGAGGAACGCAGCAATCACAAAAATAATCGCCGGCATAAAGTTCATGAATCCAGAAGCGCCACCTTTTACAAGGCCAGCCACAAATTCCTTCGCGCCAAGTGCATCCGTCGTGCCCTTGAGAGTCCATGCCAAAGCCAAAATCAAAATTGCAGGAACCATCGCCTTGAAGCCATCCGGCAAGCAGGCCATGCAATGGTTAAAGCGCAACACGCGGCGGCTCATGTAGAAACATACGGTAAAGATAAACGCACCAAACGAACCAATCGCAAGACCGACAGAAGCATCGCTTGAAGCAAACGCATCGACAAAGCCCTTCGCCGCATCGCCTGATGCAAAATAACCGCCAGTATAAATCATGCCAAGCACGCAGAACACAATCAAGGATGCAATCGGAATCACAAGGTCGAGAACACCACCCTTAGTCTCCATCAAGTTCAACGCTTCCAGTTTTGCATCCATCGCATTATCATCCGATTCAAACTTTTTCATCGGTCCGATATTCACATTCCAAAAGACAACAAGGAACAAAGTAAAAATAGTCAACAAAGCATAGAAGTTAAAAGGAATCGCCTTGATGAAAAGAGTGAGTCCATCCTCGCCTTCCACGAATCCCGAAACCGCTGCAGCCCAAGAACTGATGGGAGCGATAATGCAAATAGGCGCCGCCGTAGAATCAATCAAGTATGCGAGTTTTTCATGGCTCACCTTGAAGCGGTCCGTCACCGGACGCATCACGCTACCGACCGTGAGGCAATTGAAATAGTCATCGATAAAAATCAAGATGCCAAAGCAAACCGTTGCAATCTGCGCACCGACTTTAGACTTAATATGAGCCTTGGCCCAGTTGCCAAATGCAGCAGAACCACCCGCCCTGTTCATGAGCGCAACCATAGCCCCCAACATAACAAGGAACACGAGAATACCCACGTTATAAGGGTCTGCAACTTTTGCAATCAAGCCATTCTTGAAAACGGCATCAAAGAATCCCGAGCCAGTTCCTTGACAAAGAAGGAGCCCACCGACAATGACGCCCACAAAAAGCGATGAGTAAACTTCTTTACTGACAAGGGCTAGAATAATTGCGACAAGAGCCGGCACGAGAGCCCAAAAGGTTCCGTAAGCCATTACAGTATTTGCGGCCTGTTCCATAAATTACTTTTCCTCAGGTTTCAAGGATTCAAGCGGTTTTTTTACCCCTGCATTTTCCAGTTTTTGCAAGACTTCGATAGCGTAATCTATCGCATCCAAAGAATGCGAACTTGCATACATTCTCAAGTCAGAAAGCGCATAAATAGCCCTCTGGTTATTCATTTCTTTTTCCGACATAAATTTCTCCTTTGCATTTTTCAAAAAAATAGCTTAAATAATCTAAATATTATTTTGCGAATTTTAACAACAATACCCATGTGATACTCCAATTTTGGAAATCATTACTATATTTCGAGCACCTTTTAAGGAGAAAAAATGAAATCCATTAAATTCATAGCTGCAGTAGCTGCATTTTGTTTCGTAGGTCAATCATTCGCAACAGACTGGTACGTAAGCCCAAACGGCAAAAATAAAAACGAAGGAAAATCAACATCCGCCCCGCTCAAAAACATTTGGAAGGCTATAGAACTCGCATCTGACGGAGATGTCATCCGCGTAGCAGCTGGTAATTATAATGGCCAGATGAAGCAGGGATGGATCAAGCTCGACAAGCCCGTGTCCATCATCGGCGGCTACTCGGACGATTTTTCCAGTCGCGATGTCGTTAAGAACAAGACCTTGTTCCAGCCGACGAACGAAATGAACGGCACCAAAGGCCAAGGAATTCTTCACCTCAATTACAAGGGCGCAAATTCCAAAGTCGTCATCGACGGATTCATTTTTGACCAAGGCGAAGCAAACAGCTACCACCCGGTTGAAGGCAAACCCGAAGGTGTCGAAACCGGCATGTGGCTTGAACCTCCGTCCAAGGGAAACACAACTTTCCCCTCCCTTAACAATTATAGCCTCTATGGTGAAAACTCTGAAGGCGAGCTTACCATTCAAAACTGCGTCTTTGTAAATGCCGGAAACATTGCATTGAACTTAAACCATGTCGCAGGCAAGGTCAAAGTTTTGAACAACATTTTTATTGCCAATAGAATCGTTGGCGCAAATGTGCAAGCCAAGCAAAACAAAGTCGACGCCGTCGATTATGAATTTGCCTATAATACCGTAATGTTCACCTGGACTCGCACCAAGTTGTTCGAAGACATGGGCTACGGCGTACGCGCCAACACGAACTGCATTACCCGAGTTCATAACAACATCTTAGCCCTCAACATGATGGCTGGTTTCGACAACACCAAGGGTGACCCAAAATCAAAGAAGGTCTATCTCGACAAGAACGCCTTCATCCTGAACAAGAAGGGTGACGTCACTGTTACTGTGAGCCCGAACATCCTTTGGCTTAATGTCGCCGATGGTGCATTCGAAGACTTGGAAGACGCTCCGAGCATCCAAAGCCTCAATGGAAACATTTCCATTAGCGATCCGAGCATATTCAAGGGAAAAATCAACCAGGCTTATTTGGAAGGTTTCTTAAACGCTACTTACACGGAACAGGCTTCGTACAACGAAAATTCCCCGGCAAATCTTTTCAGAGCCGCTATGGGTCTCAACAAGCAGGGTTCCATCAAGTCTAAGGTATCTATGTTCATGAACAAGTACCCGATGGAAGAAGCTCTAAACCTCTTTGGACTCATGGAAGGTTACGGCGCTCAAAAGCAAAAGTAATCCAGAAAACATGCAAAACAGGCACCTCAATCGAGGTGCTTTTTTTATACCGACTACAATCAGCCGCATAAAAATCACTGGATGGGGCAAAGCCCCTACTCCTCGGCTCGGTTATAAAAATGAGTTCACTCATTTTTGCAACACTCGCCTTCTGAGTAGTCTTCGACTTCGCTCAGGATGACACAAACCTTCCTACCGTCGACTTCCTACTGTCTACTACAATTATTATATTATAAGCGGGGTGCCTGCACTCAATACGCGGGCTGAGATTATACCCCTTGAACTTGGTTCGTAATTGAACAAAAGGAACGTTTATGTCTGAATCTAACGGCTTTTTCAAGCCTTTTCCGCAGTCTCGCAAGATTTATGTACCCGGTAAGATTTTCCCGGACTTGAAAGTCGCCATGCGCGAAATTTCGCTCGACGACCCGAAATGCCCTGTTCTCCCTGTTTACGATACGAGTGGCGCTTATGGCGACCCCGACAAGACGATTGATGTAAAGAAAGGACTTGAACGCATTCGTGAACCGTGGATCCGCGAACGCTTGGAAAAAGACGGAGCCCACAAGACTCAGATGCAGTACGCCCGCGAAGGCGTCATCACTCGCGAAATGGAATACGTTGCCATCCGCGAAAACCAAAAGATGGACGAAATTTTTGGCAGCAACGGCGATGCCATTACGCCGGAATTCGTGCGCAAGGAACTCGCCGAAGGCCGCGCCATCATCCCTGCCAACGTGAACCACCCGGAATGCGAACCGATGATTATCGGTCGAAACTTCCTCACAAAGATTAACTCCAACATCGGCAACTCTTCTGTCGCTTCTTCCATTGAACAGGAAGTCGAAAAGATGGTCTGGTCCGTGCGCTGGGGTGCAGACACGGTGATGGACCTCTCGACCGGCAAGGACATTCACGAAACGCGCGAATGGATTTTGCGCAACAGCCCGGTACCTATAGGAACCGTGCCAATGTACCAGGCACTCGAAAAGGTGAACGGCATTGCCGACGACCTCACGTGGGAAGTGTTCCGCGATACGCTTATTGAACAGGCCGAACAAGGCGTCGACTACTTTACGATCCACGCAGGACTTTTGCTCAAGTATGTACCGTTCGCTTTGGAACGCACGACGGGCATCGTGAGCCGTGGCGGTTCTATCATCGCCCGCTGGTGCATGGTGCACAACCAGGAAAACTTCCTTTACACGCATTTCGACGAAATCTGCGACATTCTCGCCAAATACGACGTTTGCGTTTCCTTGGGCGACGGACTCCGTCCGGGTTCCATTGCAGATGCAAACGACATGGCACAGTTCTCTGAACTCGACACGCTCGGCGAACTCACCGAAATTGCTTGGAAGAAGGGCGTTCAGGTCATCATTGAAGGTCCGGGTCACGTGCCGATGCACAAGATTCGTGAAAACATGGACCGCCAGATTGAAATGTGCCACAATGCGCCGTTCTACACGCTTGGCCCTCTCACCACGGATATCGCTCCGGGTTACGACCACATCACGTCCGCTATCGGTGCCGCAATGATTGGCTGGTTCGGAACCGCCATGCTCTGCTACGTGACGCCGAAGGAACACTTGGGCCTCCCGGACAAGAACGACGTGCGTGAAGGCGTGGTGACATACAAACTCGCCGCCCATGCCGCAGACCTTGCCAAGGGCCACTTTGCCGCCCACTTCCGCGATGACGCGCTTTCGCGCGCCCGTTTCAGCTTCCGCTGGAACGACCAGTTCGCGCTTTCGCTCGACCCGGAACGCGCTGTGGAATTCCACGATGAAACGCTCCCCGGCAACAACGCAAAGTCATCGCACTTCTGCTCGATGTGCGGACCGAAATTCTGCTCGATGCGCATTTCCCGCGACATCCAGGAATACGTGAAAACCGGCAAACTCGACCCGAAGAGCGATCCGCTTAAGTAACAGGAACTTTGTAACTAGTAAAAACCGTCCTATTTGGAGGTGTCCATGGAAAACGCAAGAAAAATTCTCAACGAGTTTATCAAGAACAAGTTCTCTGACCAGAATGAGTTGAAGAAAGAATTGTTCAAAGCCGGCGTTGCAGCCTTGGATGAGGGCTGGACGTTCATGGACGCCACATTCCAGTTGGGCGGGAAAGCTAGGGACGAAGGGCTCTCGGCAGATGAAGTAGAAACGATTTTGCGAAACGCATTCTCCGAAGAAAAACGGAGAACAGAGCGCGAAGAAGAACAAAAAGCCGCAGCACAAGCCGCTTCGCAATCCGCACAAACTCCGCAAGCACAAGCTGCAGCAGCGCAGCCAGGAGTAGCTCAAGGGGTTGCACCGGGCATGGCTCCAGGTTATACAACCATGGGACCAACAGTCATCTCGCCCATTTCGGCAACGATGATGCAGCAGATGATTGCACTCGGTCTCGACAACCAGTCTCTTGAATTGTTGCAAAACTTCAAGATTGACCCTGAAGCGCTTTCAATCCCGTGGCCTGCTTCGGACTGGCGCAAGGACTTTGCAAAGCTCCTTGCGGCAACGTTCAAACCAGACGAAACAATCGAATTCAAGATTTCGAACACGCCAAAAGGTTCTCGCGAGCTCGTCTCGAACATTATCGGCCAGGACGAAGCGCTCAAGAAAATCATGAAGCAGCTCGACAGCCCCGATGGAGCGCTGTTGACAATCAATGCCGTAGGCAGCGGAAACGCCGATGCAACCGACGAAAGTTGGCGTTACCGTTATGTTGTCGTCGACAATCCGAAGATGACGCTCGCAAAGCAGCTCGCCTACTACAAGGCATTGAACCTTCCCTGTGCCGCCCTCGTGAACACGGGTGCAAACTCCGTACAGGCTTGGATCAAAATCGAAGCGACCGACCAGGAAGAATACAACGAGCGTGTCGATTTCCTTTTCCAGACGCTCGAATCGCAAGGCTTTAAAGTCGATGAAGGCAACCGCAACCCTAACCAGATGGTTCGCATGCCGGGCGTACTCCGCAATGGCAAGCAGCAGTACCTTATCGCTTTGGAACAAGGCGCCAAGAACTTCACGGAATGGCGTGAATGGGCCGAATACTCACTCGACGGAAAACCGCTCATCGAACTTGCAAGCGATAGCGAAGAAGCACCGAAGAAAGACGTTACCATTATCGAAAACGTGCTACGCGCCGGTGAATTTTTCTTGTTCACGGCACCTCCGAAAAGCGGAAAATCGCTTGCCCTTTTGGACATGGCTCTTTCGATATGCTATGGCGAAGACTGGTTCGGCAACACGACAAACGAAAACGACGTTTTGTTCATTAACATGGAACTCACCAAGTCCGTATTCTTGAACCGTCTGTTTACACTTGGCGAAAAACGCAAGCTCCAAGCGAATACACCCAAGTTCGGTTTCTTGAACCTCCGCGGAACAGCTCTTTCACCGCTTGAAATCGCACAACTTATTGCCAAAAGAATTCAAGGCGCCAAGAAGCTCGAAAACCACGATTACAAAGTCGTCGTTATCGACCCGATTTCGGCAGTTCTTCACAATCCCAAGTCTGCAAGACTTAGCGGATCACCGCACCAGAACCTCATGCAAATGGTGGATTCTATCATAGCCCTCACAGGCTGTGCAGTCGTAACTTCGTGCAACATAAACGAATACCCCTACCTCGAAGCACGTGCCGACAGCGTCATGTCGCTCTCGCCTGTAGAAGGTAGCCTGAACATGTACCAGATTAACGGTTCGTTCCGCGAATTTCCGAAGACTCTCGCCAAGGAATGTTCCTGGATTTATCCTAGATTTATAGTTTAAACAATTAACACGATTTGAAAGATGTACAAACAAAACAATCGTTTTCCCCGCCGTACCGAAGGCAATAGAATAGGCAAGCCTCTCATCGGAGGCAAATTCCACGCCTCCAGAAAAACTGATATCCGCAAGGATAACGAACCCGAAACAAAGCAGGCAAAGTCTGACAAGCCTGTTGTCCGCAAGATTCTTTCGTTCGAAGACATCAAGGCTCAAGTTTCGGCCTGGATGGAAAACGACCGCATTCCAGGAAAACTTCAGGCATGGTTTACTGCCGAAGCCACACCTGAAAAATCCGACTGGAGAATCATCAAGGAATACCACGGAGCACAAGAAAATATAGTCGTTGAAGCCCCGTCCCGCGATATGAAGCCCATAGAGCTTGTAAACCGCGTCATGGAACAGCTTCACAAGGAACATTTGCGCATCTTTAAAAAGGCTTTGCGCCAAATTTGGTTCCGCGCCACAGGCGACGGACGTTTCGCCCTTCTCGTACAAGTGAATGTCAAGGGAAGAATATCGGCACATGGCTACAAAACGTTCATCGACTTCCTTGAACGCAGCTGCCCCGAAGTCATCAGCTGCCACCAGATCCAGTGCCTCCCCGACCGTCTTTTTGACCCTGCCGATGCTCAAGGCATGAAAATCGAGGCGAAATGCGCCTTTGGCAGCAACTTTATGCCCATTGCAAGCACAGGTTTCTGCATGCACGTTTTGGACTGGACCCCGCGCATCAAGGATGCTTGGCTCAACCTCCCCGTCCGTATCAAGGACGCCATCCATCCAAACCGCGAAGACAGATTCTTTGAATTCTGCTCCGGTTCTTCTTACGTATCAGCAAGCCTAGCCCCTTGCTTTAAGCAAGTCGAAGCACTCGATTGCCGCGAATCCGCTATGCAGTCTTCGAAGTTGAACATTCGAAATCTTGCAACGCAGAACATGCGTTTCCACCGCAGCCATCTGGACGCAAACTTCATTTCCAAGTTCTTCTCCAAAAGCGATAATGCCGAAGGCCGTTGGACGTTCTATATAAATATGAACTCCAATGACGTCATCACTTCGGAAACCATACTCACGCTCGCAGCATCTAGGCCCGAAAGAATTCTCCTGCAAACTGGGAACCTGGAAAACGCCTCCAAGGCCATCAAATCGTTCAGAAATGAGGGGTATATGCTCCGCAAGAGCATCCCGTTCTACTTGGAACCCGGTCGTGGCAACTTCGAAATTCTCTTCTTGTTCGTACCGGATCGAGTAGGCATTTTAGGCCAAAACCCAGCCCTTGCACACCGTTCTCGCAATATTCAGCGCCCCAAAGAGAGTTTACAGCGCTCGAAAATGTCAGATATTCCTCATTTTGTGCAAAAAACGCCCACTTTTAAGCAAAGAAAAGATTAAATTAATATTAGAATAATTATTTGCTTAGGGAAAAGTGTATGCGATTTCTAAAATGCGCTTCGATCTGCCTTGGTCTTTCGGCTCTAATTGCATCTGCCTATGTGGTAAAAAAAGGCGATACCCTTTGGGACATCAGTGGCGAATTTTTAAACAATCCGTTTGCCTGGCCGGACCTTTGGGAAAATAACAGACACATTGAAGACCCGCACTGGATTTATCCAGGTGACTCCATCTATTTAGGTGAAGGCATTAAAGACGACGGTTACCGTCTCCCGAAGACAAAACCGTGCGAAGCGGCCATCGCCGATTCCAACTTGCCGAAAAACATCAAGGCCGTAGGCTGCGATGAACGAGACGCCCGCAATGGCGATTTCGAAAACATGCTTGGAAATCTCCGCGACAAGGACAAGAAGCAAAAGAAGAAAAAGGCTGCTGACGCCTATTTCTACCAGAAGCGCCCTGAGCCAAAGATTTTCAACGGCTATTACCAGATTCTCGCTCCCGAAATCTACACGCTCGATTCCATCAAGAAGGACAAGCGCTACTTCTCTATCCAATCCGGCGAAAAGAAAGTACCGATTATCCATATTCCTGAATCCGAAGTCGTTGTGGGCATTGGCCGCAAGACGGACGCAAACGTCAAAAAAGGCGACTTGATCGAAATTCTCGATGCACGCGCCATTGAAGTGCCGACCAACAATAGCAAGAGCTACGACAACTTTGCACTGGTCAGACTTTCGGGCTACGCCAAGATTACCGCCGTGGGCGATACGCTCTCTAGAGCAAAGATTGTCCAAAGTTTCAGGGAAATCAAGATAGACCATTCCAAGGCCCGTCTGAAACAGCCACTCAATATTTTGAACGTGTCCAGCTATACCCCCGTTCCCGAAGCAAAGATTGAAGAAATGGCAATGATCCGTTACACGATGGACCCGATGCTCATTATCGGCTCTTACGCCTATATCTTGGTAGACAAAGGTGCAAAGCAAGGCTATAACACTGGTGATGCCATCGCCATTTGGTCAGAAGACAAGACCGATGCAGGCCTTCCGCCAAGACTCCTTGGACGTGGCGTGATTGCAAGAGCTTCCGACAACGAATCCACGGTTCTCGTTCGCGAAATCTATTCGAACAGCCGCCGCATTGAAATTGGACACAAAGTCTCCGTAACACATCAAACAAACTTGGTCCAGTGACAAAGAACTTACTGATAATCATTGGAATTGCTATTTCGGTTCTGGCCATTTTTATGGCCGGAAGTGTCCTTATACTCAATTATCCTGAATTGTCAGCGCATATTCCATTCTAAGGAAGTGGGCTTCCAATGCGGATTTCTCGTAGCAATCTACTCTTTCTTTCCTTTTTTGCGGG
It encodes the following:
- a CDS encoding LysM peptidoglycan-binding domain-containing protein; translated protein: MRFLKCASICLGLSALIASAYVVKKGDTLWDISGEFLNNPFAWPDLWENNRHIEDPHWIYPGDSIYLGEGIKDDGYRLPKTKPCEAAIADSNLPKNIKAVGCDERDARNGDFENMLGNLRDKDKKQKKKKAADAYFYQKRPEPKIFNGYYQILAPEIYTLDSIKKDKRYFSIQSGEKKVPIIHIPESEVVVGIGRKTDANVKKGDLIEILDARAIEVPTNNSKSYDNFALVRLSGYAKITAVGDTLSRAKIVQSFREIKIDHSKARLKQPLNILNVSSYTPVPEAKIEEMAMIRYTMDPMLIIGSYAYILVDKGAKQGYNTGDAIAIWSEDKTDAGLPPRLLGRGVIARASDNESTVLVREIYSNSRRIEIGHKVSVTHQTNLVQ